Proteins from a genomic interval of Nasonia vitripennis strain AsymCx chromosome 3, Nvit_psr_1.1, whole genome shotgun sequence:
- the LOC116738535 gene encoding alpha-(1,3)-fucosyltransferase 7-like, which produces MAQLNIDKIILCNQRDDLEIFGRCLNGNRTACPGHFAQDCPLLSGYKFYLAFENSNCREYMSEKIFWNAYEKGPVPVIMGPPRDDCQRLLPPNSYLHVEDFANPSSLANYLQYLNRNPREYARLKSWRSRYRVINEHGYFGSPSRHYCRVCQALNYNPRTEKIYHDLESFWSEAGDCARH; this is translated from the exons ATGGCTCAATTAAATAtagacaaaattattttatgcaaCCAAC GTGACGATCTAGAAATTTTCGGCCGCTGTCTCAACGGCAACCGTACAGCCTGTCCGGGTCACTTCGCCCAGGACTGTCCGCTTCTCTCGGGCTACAAGTTCTACCTGGCCTTCGAGAACTCGAACTGCCGGGAGTACATGAGCGAAAAGATCTTCTGGAACGCGTACGAGAAAGGCCCGGTCCCGGTTATAATGGGCCCACCTCGCGACGACTGTCAACGTCTCCTACCGCCGAATTCTTACCTCCACGTCGAAGACTTTGCCAATCCGTCGTCGCTCGCCAATTACCTTCAATATCTCAACCGCAACCCTCGGGAATACGCGAGGCTGAAATCCTGGCGGTCCAGGTACCGGGTTATCAACGAGCACGGCTACTTCGGTAGTCCTTCCCGGCATTACTGTCGAGTCTGCCAGGCCCTTAATTACAATCCCAGGACGGAGAAGATTTACCATGACCTTGAGAGCTTTTGGAGCGAGGCCGGGGACTGCGCACGTCATTAG
- the LOC100120636 gene encoding GPI inositol-deacylase, whose product MQFQSIKAPVVYAILLSISLSVFVLYIVGAAHYLTDHEENTCDMTYMFEYPQYVRIRLISKNDDVSEDYVYPRYGLFAYGEGFVTERLRRMHFTGIPVLFIPGNAGSHEQVRSLASISLRKSLKSRTPFHFDYFTISFGKDYSALYGGVLKKETEYVAKCIQRILSLYQGKVKNIILIGHSMGGIIAKGALLLVPEINSNVASILLTLATPHKPSVFPDYTFLNYYQELTSSMASIKENGTTVISIGGGPRDILVPSSQTIDQYADINTLTTSIPGVWRSTDHLCILWCKQLIMNIVRSLFDCVDTSQKPAVIYESHEQRIKSFNWHFAQRFSMEKRLPRTVYKEKVEFAMNEESEWIEDMRRQYVWSSKNYTYSRNKSKKPTTIYLMFRVNAPIDTLSIDAIHLRNSDWIFACSASSIRGQSRICTWGWNLSNRTRIIPGSTRKPFKYSIDLDLNEIRTLAVSHVIVRIPDQTVYRYDDDDENDDDDDDNQIIQVDAYTRAARYKRISNGKSWSSDRGNLRYYVALDGITDAVSVEFKNSNCTENSYFHYSIVELSEPWVPGSGQMQFIAENEDSPKILKLQTVHSQRLRMMKQQSAELKLSLDPACSYNIHVQRANLVERIACMVRDRWTFIYPIIIGLLLLSIGQRIDFYNEDRTSILAITIITIILTASLNLVLECCVGIAILHILAIAVCCCVVFFGSVAHNIAVRFLARAVTFSTTWSDWLLGGIVNQLPIVAAGVLLSMIPATCGGLAMLLSIFLHFLRLTRMYEDYLEELLLASMRHFNLLKKRDKNNQESGDSVRQNIFNQVLLFLFWCFAALPAVPSTLVWAKNFSFSTRLINEDQVLLYSWIVMVTCGTSGLVQIPKSSVNSYKTKMLATLLRCLGWIALAISATSNTAYYYWCFPPCLAIVVVLISLNSLQA is encoded by the exons ATGCAGTTTCAATCAATCAAAGCACCTGTTGTATATGCAATTCTGTTATCAATTTCGTTGTCGGTTTTCGTGCTTTACATAGTCGGTGCAGCTCATTATCTCACCGATCATGAAGAAAATACGTGTGATATGACATATATGTTCGAGTATCCACAATACGTG AGGATAAGATTAATTAGTAAAAATGATGACGTATCCGAAGATTACGTATACCCAAGGTATGGACTTTTTGCTTACGGAGAGGGTTTTGTTACTGAGAGGCTGCGAAGAATGCACTTTACTGGTATTCCTGTGCTTTTTATTCCTGGAAATGCTGGATCACATGAACAAG TGCGTTCTCTGGCATCAATCAGTTTaagaaaaagtttgaaaagtCGAACTCCGTTTCATTTTGATTATTTCACTATATCATTTGGCAAAGATTACTCAGCACTGTACGGAGgagtattaaaaaaagaaactgaaTATGTGGCCAAATGCATACAAAGGATACTTTCTCTGTATCAGGGcaaagtaaaaaatatcatattgATTGGACACTCGATG gGTGGAATAATTGCCAAAGGTGCTCTGTTGTTAGTACCCGAAATTAACAGTAATGTTGCTAGTATTTTACTCACACTAGCAACACCACACAAACCTTCGGTTTTTCCtgattatacttttttaaattattatcaagaATTAACAAGTTCTATGGCTAGTATTAAAGAAAATGGAACAACTGTAATCTCTATTGGTGGAGGTCCAAGAGACATTTTGGTTCCTTCTTCTCAGACAATTGATCAATATGCAGATATCAATACTCTCACTACCAGTATTCCAGGTGTCTGGAGATCTACAGATCACCTATGTATATTATGGTGTAAACAATTGATTATGAACATTGTAAGATCACTTTTTGATTGTGTGGATACATCTCAAAAACCAGCAGTCATTTATGAAAGCCATGAGCAGAGAATTAAATCTTTCAATTGGCATTTTGCTCAG CGTTTCAGCATGGAAAAACGATTACCACGCACAGTTTATAAGGAAAAAGTGGAATTTGCTATGAATGAAGAAAGTGAATGGATTGAAGATATGCGTAGACAATACGTGTGGAgtagtaaaaattatacatacagtcgtaataaatcaaagaaaccaactacAATATATCTCATGTTTAGAGTTAATGCACCTATCGATACTCTATCTATTGATGCCATTCATTTAAGAAATAGTGATTGGATTTTTGCCTGCTCTGCATCGAGTATACGCGGGCAGTCAAGAATTTG TACATGGGGCTGGAATTTGTCTAACCGTACGAGAATTATCCCAGGATCAACTAGAAAACCTTTTAAATACTCAATAGACTTGGATCTCAATGAAATTCGAACTTTAGCAGTTTCTCACGTAATCGTGAGGATTCCAGATCAAACTGTCTATCGttatgacgacgacgacgaaaacgatgacgacgacgacgataatCAAATAATTCAAGTTGACGCCTACACACGAGCTGCTAGATATAAACGAATTAGCAATGGAAAATCTTGGTCTTCCGATCGAGGAAATCTTCGTTATTATGTTGCCCTAGATGGCATTACTGACGCCGTATCGGTAGAATTCAAAAACTCAAATTGCACCGAGAACAGTTATTTCCATTATTCCATTGTTGAATTGTCAGAACCATGGGTGCCTGGATCCGGGCAGATGCAATTTATCGCGGAAAA CGAAGACAGTCCAAAGATTTTGAAACTGCAAACTGTACATTCCCAGCGTTTGAGAATGATGAAACAGCAAAGTGCTGAATTGAAACTATCTCTGGATCCTGCTTGTTCATACAACATTCATGTACAAAGAGCGAATCTAGTTGAAAGAATCGCATGTATGGTACGCGATAGATGGACTTTCATATACCCAATAATAATTGGATTACTTTTACTCAGTATTGGCCAAAGAATAGATTTTTATAATGAAGATAGAACGAGCATTTTGGCCATCACGATAATCACGATAATTCTTACCGCGAGCTTGAACCTCGTTCTCGAATGTTGCGTTGGCATTGCTATCCTACATATCTTAGCTATTGCAGTTTGTTGTTGTGTAGTATTTTTTGGATCTGTTGCTCACAACATCGCCGTTCG ATTTTTAGCGAGAGCTGTAACTTTTTCAACAACTTGGTCGGACTGGTTACTGGGAGGAATAGTAAATCAGCTTCCTATTGTAGCTGCTGGTGTCTTACTCTCTATGATACCAGCAACTTGTGGAGGCTTAGCGATGCTCCTTTCTATTTTTCTACACTTTCTAAGACTGACGCGAATGTATGAAGATTATTTGGAAGAATTATTGCTGGCATCCATGAGACATTTTAATCTCTTGAAAAAGcgtgataaaaataatcagGAATCTGGTGATTCGGTTAGgcaaaatatattcaatcaagtattactgtttttgttttggtgcTTTGCCGCGTTACCGGCTGTTCCATCGACGCTTGTTTGGGCTAAAAATTTCAG TTTTAGCACGAGGTTGATCAACGAAGATcaagtattattatacagTTGGATTGTCATGGTTACCTGTGGGACATCTGGACTTGTACAAATACCAAAATCTTCAGTTAACTCATATAAAACTAAGATGCTAGCTACTTTGTTACGCTGTTTGGGCTGGATAGCACTTGCAATATCTGCCACGTCTAACACGGCGTATTATTACTGGTGCTTTCCACCTTGTCTAGCGATTGTTGTAGTTCTAATTTCTCTAAATTCGCTACAAgcgtaa
- the LOC116415679 gene encoding nudix hydrolase 8: protein MAQHQENCFCGQVDRYNGITVDSKTEPCDVALFPERLEASLNQWAKDKRRTIWFRVDLNQSYWIPELTKRGFQFHHAKQEQATLYRWLPEVEMCNVPPYAHTNLGVGAVVLNEETKEILVVRERHSIASTHWKLPGGYVEPGEDMTTAVEREVLEETGVIAKFKCMLAFRHAHRYAFGCSDIYTISCLIPQTFDIVKCDREISECKWMKLDEFISHPHVHDNNRLLASKVMEYLEHGMGITVTQAIHPINKKPISVYSVADTKDS, encoded by the exons ATGGCTCAACATCAAGAGAATTGTTTTTGTGGGCAAGTTGATCGATACAACGGCATCACCGTTGACTCTAAGACCGAGCCCTGCGACGTCGCCTTGTTTCCCGAGCGACTTGAAG CGTCTTTAAATCAATGGGCGAAAGATAAAAGACGGACGATATGGTTCCGGGTGGATCTGAATCAGAGCTACTGGATACCAGAGCTGACAAAGAGAGGATTTCAGTTCCATCATGCCAAGCAAGAACAGGCTACCTTGTACCGATGGCTTCCTGAAGTGGAGATGTGCAATGTGCCTCCCTACGCTCACACGAACTTGGGTGTGGGTGCTGTGGTTCTGAACGAGGAAACCAAGGAGATTCTTGTTGTCAGAGAGAGGCATAGTATTGCTAGCACACACTGGAAACTGCCAGGGGGCTACGTAGAGCCTGGAGAGGATATGACCACTGCGGTGGAGAGAGAAGTGCTTGAGGAAACTGGAGTCATAGCCAAATTTAAGTGCATGTTGGCATTCAGACATGCACACCGATATGCCTTTGGTTGTTCAGATATTTACACTATCTCTTGCTTGATTCCGCAGACTTTTGACATTGTCAAGTGTGACAGGGAGATTAGCGAATGCAAGTGGATGAAA TTAGATGAATTTATATCACATCCACATGTTCATGACAACAACCGGTTGTTGGCTAGTAAAGTAATGGAATATCTGGAACATGGCATGGGCATCACTGTGACCCAAGCTATACACCCAATAAACAAGAAACCAATAAGTGTCTACAGCGTAGCTGACACAAAAGATTCTTAA
- the LOC100120659 gene encoding E3 ubiquitin-protein ligase CHIP — protein sequence MSKMYSTANLTDKELKEQGNRLFSLHKYEDAANCYTKAIIKNPNQALYFTNRALSYLKLKRWESSCQDCRRALDLDPCLVKGHFFLGLALQGMELYDEAIKHLQRAVDLAKEQKLNYGDDMTSVLRQARKKRFQIKEEQRINQEIELQSYLNRLIAVDAEKSLAELKEKECQGDDEKKEQGDEDHTTESKIAAIRREIEEKRDTSLSLLNELFAKVDDNRRKREVPDYLCGKISFEILQEPVITPSGITYERKDIEEHLQRVGHFDPVTRVRLTQDQLIPNLAMKEVVDAFLQENEWAHDY from the exons ATGAGTAAAATGTATTCAACAGCAAACCTTACGGACAAAGAGCTGAAGGAACAGGGTAACCGTCTATTTAGTCTTCACAAGTACGAGGATGCTGCAAATTGCTATACAAAAGCCATT ataaaGAATCCGAACCAAGCACTGTACTTTACAAATCGAGCACTTTCATACCTGAAGCTAAAACGATGGGAGTCTTCGTGTCAAGATTGTCGCCGTGCTTTAGATTTAGATCCATGTCTTGTAAAAGGTCACTTTTTTCTTGGTTTGGCCCTTCAAGGAATGGAGTTGTACGATGAAGCCATCAAACATCTTCAAAGAG CTGTGGACCTGGCCAAGGAGCAAAAGCTCAACTATGGGGATGATATGACAAGTGTTCTAAGACAAGCAAGGAAAAAGCGCTTTCAAATTAAGGAGGAACAGAGGATCAATCAAGAAATCGAGCTCCAATCCTATCTGAATCGTTTGATAGCTGTAgatgcagaaaaaagtttaGCAGAGCTCAAAGAAAAAGAGTGCCAAGGCGATGATGAGAAAAAAGAACAAGGGGATGAAGATCACACGACAGAGTCAAAAATAGCAGCTATTCGGAGAGagattgaagaaaaaagagacaCATCATTAAGCCTACTAAATGAATTATTTGCCAAAGTTGATGATAATCGAAGG AAACGAGAAGTTCCTGATTATTTATGTggtaaaattagttttgaaattcTTCAAGAACCAGTCATCACACCAAGTGGAATAACGTATGAAAGAAAAGATATTGAAGAGCACCTTCAAAGAGTAGGTCATTTTGATCCAGTGACTCGTGTCCGATTAACACAGGATCAACTTATCCCGAATCTTGCAATGAAGGAGGTAGTGGACGCTTTTCTCCAAGAAAATGAATGGGCTCATGATTATTAA